The stretch of DNA TGACCTTAATTAAATAGTTGATTTACGTGATCAGCACACATGATTTGTTTGTAGTGCACTGTAGTttgcctcttttctctctcagacTGATAAGTGGTTGTTGTTGGGAACAGAGGGAGCAGATGACTGTAAAGTCTTCTGATAAAGATGAGGTATACCGAAGAGACAAGTTTTATAacttatttaatacattttgttattgGTCTAAACAATGCGGAAATACAACTTTAGATCCAAGACACTATTTGTCGTTTGCATTGTGTGCAAATAGCTGTGTCTAAAAGACACAAGATATTGGCGTTCATCAGTgtttataaaaacatgaaatcacTCTGATTTTTGCAGGTGAGTTGTCATATATGAAAATGCAGTTATTGACAATTCATTTTTGGATATTTTCATATGAATCTACTTGGTGAATTTACTGGACTAAAGCCTTTTGATCACAGGAATAATGTTGATTGTTCTACGTTTGCCTCCAAACTAACAGTTCAGTGTTGGATGTTGTAATTATGTACATAACTTGGCCATAATGTTGTCTTTTCTGCCAAaggacatgcacacactcaaacctttttttcccatatatattatttacagTGAGCATTTTATCTTCTTGGTTGATGAATGTAACCGtgcttttgtaattgttttgaatttgaaacacatttttaacatggTGTAGTTCACAATACTACACTGAAAattttgagggaaaaaaaaaacattaaacattttttataaagaaataaatgttgCAATTGCTTTTGTCGATGTTTTGAAAACACTTTAGACACTAGTTGTCACCTGTAAACTAACAAACTTGCTTTCTTAGGTACAGTATTGGGTAAAATTTTACAAATGCATAGACAGATTGCTAAATTGCTGTGTCGATAATGTGACACTGCAGAGGGAATGCAATAATGGACTTCATGTCTACTGTTTGTGTTGACATAATTATCTTTAATTGGAAATGGCACTTAAGGTTTCTCACAGTCATCACCAAGGCAGTAATTGCTTAAGATTTTTTCCCAGTTAAATTCCAATTAGATGTGCACACAACAATTACAGTTTGCTAAATTTGTAGActcatgaaaaatattttttacttgATGCCGGGTTGAATTCTCTTAATTACGCAGTGAGTCGAGGGCCAATAAAGTATACCATGCATAACCAGACCTATCTCCTCAGCGCTAGAGAAAAGTCTGGCTGCACAGATTAACACAGATTAACACATCTCAATCGTCTTGGCCATAGTTGAAATAGTTGGCCAATAGCAGGGTTTATCCCAACAGTACACAATCTGGGAAGTTGGACTATACCACATAACGTTTACCAGATACAACTAATTTTGGATTTCGTGTTGACAATCCCACCTCTTCCATCAAATTTAGGCATCTTTGTGCACGACCGGTAGATAGAAGACATTTtatgtttgttcttttttaatctgCAGTGTGAGCAGCAATATTGTATTTTAACCTATATCTCTACCATTGTTATTTCTGACCAACAGTCAAAAATCCAGTTTACCATCTCATAAAACTTAAACTAAGGAATGTTTATTTTACTTAAGAAATTACTTAAATTAATAATTGACTTTCAAAAAACGTTAAAGGGTTAATTTCCTGTTGATGGTTTAAGATAAAGCTCTTTGATAAGCTCCTAATGGCAAATGAGTTTTGCACTGGAGCCACGTGTGTTCATCCCCATCTCTTCTACAGTTTCTTGTACAAGaaatacatgctttttttttcaacaaggcCACTTTTGGCAGATTTAGATCTATCTGTGATGTACACCTTTCAACCTTTTACATGAGCAAGAAATCCTTTTCATTCCGAACAGAAATATGTAGGGGATGATGCAGGTGTAGGAGGCTCCAATATAGCTGGCCAACGTCATTGCAATTGACGAGGTGTGAATGGTGTTGGTGATGCGCACAAACAGATGAATCAGCCAGCAGACCAGGAACACGCTGGCTACAGCCAGCACACTCTTCGCTGCTCTCAGCTGAGTGGTCGAGCTCGAACTAGGCTTAGCTGGCGTTTGGCTGGGCCTTGGAAGATTTGGTGGAGGTCCAACCCTGCTTTCAGTGTTTGTTACCCTGTTGTGGGGAGAGCTGTGATCTGACAGCCCTCCATTTGAACAGGAAGAAGCAGACGGGCCCGTATGAATGCGTGTTACGGATGCAGAATCATTGGGATTTTTTGAGGTTCCTGGACAAGAAACTGTGCTGACGTTTCTGTTTTCAATACTCTTTCTTTCATCCTTAACTTTCTCCTTGGTAGGGTCAGAGGCATGACCATGTATACGTCGCAGGTTTTGGAGCAGTGTGATGAAAATCTGGGCACTGGTAAAAATAATTCCTACAATAGGGAGAGCATTAGCAAAGGTTAGATAACATATGTCAAAGATTTCGCTGGCAATCCCATTAGGGAAGATCTCCACACAGTGCTGAAAGCTCTCATTTCCAGACTCCACTGCATCAAAGAAAAAGTGTGGGATGCTGAAGAATATGGATAATGTCCAGCTCCCAGCCAGCAGACAGCCCACCATGCACAAGCTGTCCAGCTGCGCCGGTGCACCTCCACGCTTCAGGGAGCCGACAAGCTTCTGGTGCCAGAAAACACAGATGATGAGGGTTGTGTAGATGCTGCTGGTTTCAGAGAGGTCGGAGCAAAAACGAAACACGAAACAGAAAGTTTCCCCTAGGAACCAATGTCCAGCTAATTCTGCCATGATGACGGGAAGGTCCACCAGGTAGTTGGAGATGAGGTTGGAGAAAGCAAGGTTAATGAAAAGGACCTCATTGGTGCGGATGCCAGATTTCTGCCCATGTAGGGAGCATATAACCAGCCAGTTGTTTCCCAGGATTCCTCCTAGTAACATGAGTGCTCTAATGAAGGATGGAATCCATTGATCTGCATCCATTGTTTTACAAAATCAAGTGACACCACTTCAACTTCACTTGATCTTCACTATGCTGTCAACTGGTCTCACAGTTTCCCAAGTTTGTAATGTGGGATGCTTTGGACATTTATGAAGGAGggggagaaaccagacccaatCACACCCTACAGTGTGATTGGGTGCAGCCCATTTTAGCATTTCACCGTTATTCCTGCGCTCTGGTGCAGTTCAGTTTAGGCTTCTTCGCAAAATATGACAGACCAAGCAGGTCACTTGCATGCAGATCTTACTTTCatctcagttcttttttttttgtgtgtgaaaaggaAACGTATCATCTTACATCTGCACAAAGTGAGCCCCCCATTATTTCTCTATGCATCAGTACTTGATTTTACACCCTGGTGATTTAatctttaaaatgaacaaacacTGATGCAGTGTTTGAATATTGGGCCATTCCTCCTTTACATAAGAGAAGTTTCTGTCTAATGCCAGCAGAACCTTTGGtactactttctttttttctttagcaACTAAGTAAGGCTATTATTAATGGTTAATGAGCAGAGGATGAAAGTAagtacatttatatttaatacatttcatATTCAGTAGTTcattttaagtatattttgattCTAATACTTTTGCACGTTTACTAAAGTAAGATTTCTATTTCGAATACATTATTTGTAACTTAGTATTCCTACACTGTGATATTGCTACcttaacttaagtaaaatatGTAGGGTCTAAGTTAGGTATTGATTCTGATGAATTATGTTATAATACTAAAAAGGCATGCTGGAGGAGAACAAACACCAGCCAAAATGATTTTCCACAACATGGCTTTCAAGATTTATTCTTATTAATGGCTTGTAATATTATGTATTAACCATTGATAAAACAATGGGCATGCGGCTGACAAgtttaatggggggggggggggNNNNNNNNNNAGGAAATAACACTGGGCAATGTcatcctatttcttttttttttgctttttctttccAGATTCCAGTGGGGTCTCAGTGGAGCGTTGTAGTGCTCACCATTTTCTCGAGTCTGTGAGCGCTCCATGTGATTTTTCTGAGTAAAAGCTCCACCTTTAGGATAAACCAGAGGCGGCATCTGTGCGCTGCTGCCTACACCGGGACAGACGGACGGACGGGACGGGATGCGGCAGTGAGCAGTCCCGCTGCGGGGTTTGgcgttcagattttttttcttctttttcctccttttgaTTATGATTTTAGTGTTCCGGCGCTCTAAGGTTGATGAAGGGCTTCGTCCGAAAAaagatacacaaacaaacaggtgtGTTTGCCGTCGCTTTCGTTAGAATGAGACCCTGATGAGTGCGGAGAGGACAGGATGCCCGCCAGCGGCGCCGACTCACTGAAAGCCAGCGCCTTCATCCCGGTGTGCACGGCCGCATGCCTCCTGCTCGGCTCTACCTCCCTCTTCTTCGTCTTCACGTAAGTGCGATCGTGCGCGATGTAAATGAAAAGTTGAAGACATGCGCTAATGGTTTGCTCCAcagaaaatccatccatccaccaatTAATCCAGACACCCATAGCTCCTCATCCACCATGCATCAGGTATTCTTTCATTCaaatatgttaatatttttGCATGTGGAGTTGGATTTTTAggataaaatgtcaaaaatgttggccattctcttcctctctttattgtcattaagaTGAATATAGTAGGGTACAATATTAATCCcatttttgaaatttatttaaGTTTCcattattaaaaagtaaaagtatttcaaATAACTGTACAAAGAAGAGCacaatttcttcttctttgctgacTTCACCCTGCTGGCAGAGCTACCAGGGGCGGCTAACATCTGACCTGGTCGGCTCTCAGTGTGGGCTAGCCTGGGTGCCTGCCCAGTGCACCCTGAGGACTCAGAGTAAGCACAGTTTAGGGGATAAGCTATCCACAATCAACTTGTACCAAAGTGTCATTATGACCCACATGTGTCATACATTTTAGCTATAggaaaccaaacacacacacacctccacaaCAGTGTGATTCGTGTCAAGATCAGACAACCTGATTTAAAATTGATGTTATACAACATTTGGtgagtaatatatatatttcagcaTTGTAGTTATGACCCATTTGTGAGGAACTAGTGGGAGGCTGAAAAGACTGCACTCAAGCCAACGCTGGCATGcaggaaaaaatgaaagctaTCCCATAATACCctagaatacattttaaataagggCTAGTTAGTCAGATGTAGATTCAACCACTGTCAGATAATAAAGTACCCTTCTTTCTAAATGAAAACCTCTGATATCCACTGGTGATTGACTGACTGAAGGCTTCTACCTCGTCAGCTCAATGCCAGACAACTGACCCTTGACCTCCATTGCCGTAGTCGCCCTAGTTTTTCCGTATTCTCCAGCAGTGCACGGTGTCCGCTGGAATCTGACACCAGATTGGGAGTATGGGGATTAGGATCCTCTTGCCTATGCCATGTGATCCCCACACATCTGGGATCTTTAAATTTGCTACCAGCAGAAATAAACCGTACCCTTTTTTGGAGCTATTTTCACTATGAAATACATGTTCAGTCTGAAATTTTAACACTGCTCCATTACGTTTTGCTGAGAGTTATAGATATCATCAGAAATATGTGCCCTTGTTTGTTTGGGGATcctcaaaagaagaaaatgcgTTTAGTCTTTAGTTAATACGGTTATTCCAAACATGTAAGAAGTACTATTCATTCTATACTATTAGTTTTAATATGCAAAGTACGTTGAAATGTAAGTCAATTACCTAATTCATTatcatttacacatttaaattcACAACGATCTAATAGCTGAAGTCGTGAGACCATTGGGACATAAAGACAGGCTCACAGGCCAGAAAAAGTAGAGAAACCCGGATGAACCCCTTTTTTATTCTcggtaagaaaaaaaatcaatggcgTGCTGACGTGATAGATTGAGAAGAGACTGCTTAATTGAGACTGCATTGCTAAACCAGCAAAACCGGGACACTGCAAATGATTGAACGAACAAGTGATGAATCTGCTGCTTCTTATGGAACAAGAGTTGCCTTTTACAGTATCTGCAATGACCTTATAACCTAAAATCTTTTTAATTAACACAGCCCAGTAGAATAGAGCTCCTGGCTTAAAATGAACCCACAGTGAGTCTCTGCATACCCTGGCTGTCATATTTGAAACCTTTAAAGAAAGAAGTTTCAAACGGATCAGTGAGGGTTTTCACTAGCTTCGTTTGCCCTGATGGAGCGACTTCTTTCCTCCAATAGCAGAGATGGACAGGTGCCACGCTTTGTTCAGGCCCTACCTTAGTAACAACAAGTCAAAGGGACACAACTTGTCATCTCCCATAACCATCCCCTAGGCCTTTATCCCAGTTACTGTGAATCATGGAAAATGTTGTGAATGCCATCAAGTCAGatcttgtttttgtcactttttatattGATAAACACTTACCCTCAATTTTCTTCATAAACCCTGCAACCATATAAAAGATAGTCCTTTCCCCAGGTAACGTTCATGcagttatttgtgtgtgtgtgtgtgtgcgcattagTTGTGCAAGTGTGCGTGCTTCCATTTCTTATTGTGCTACCGGTTTGGTAGAGTTagaaaacaacctttgaaattGTGGAGgctcttttgttttcctttgccTGATAAAACTCATTAGTTACCGGTTTCCTGCTTTTGTTCCTCTGACCGTGAACTTTTGTTTAGGCTAGTTCTTAAGATTTTGTACATTGTTAAACTCAGGCTGGTTGCCTACGCCCAACAAAGACTGCAGACATCATGAGGGAAAAAAGTGTCCCACGTTAATTAGGTAATGTTTCACTCTGCCCTGACAAAGCCAACAGTTTCTgaggaaagtttaaaaaattgcAGCTGCAAACACTGTAGACAGGTTAGAATATCATTCTTTGCATGTGAAATATTGTACAGGTGTTGCAGTTTAGGTTGAAACACTTAAAGGGACAGTGCcccctaaaataaataaaaaatattttgctcttacctgtagtgctaattataataataatgatctaGATTGTTTTGGTGTAAGTCGCCAACTGTTATAAATATCGGCTGTAGAGATGTCTGCTTTCTCTCCAACATAATGGAACTAGATGGCACTCGGCTTGTGGTGCTCAAACAGCCAAAACTACTTttgaaaagcagcaaaaaatgATGTTCCGATTATCAAGATTAATTCCCATACCTGGTTGTGAGCAGTTTCatgtaggattttttttttctaataaaatGTACACCCGCCAACCGTGTTATCTGTCTAAAATTGGCTAACATTTGATGAAATGTGGATAGAAGTCATGGATTACGTGAGAATGCTTGAGCCCACAACACTGAGCACACGCCATGAGGAGATATATTGTAGCCTACAGTCTGTGGGAATTCTGTGTACTGATGTGGTGTCTAGAAATCTGACAGATCACATGGCTGTGATGGCCTTTATGTAAACGTGACAATATTTCACAAAAGGAGCCTTGGCTGCCAGCAGTAGTGAACTTTCTGCTTGACCATTATTGTGTGGCGTCTGCTGTGCCACTGACCCACTGCGAGGATGAGGGCCGTGGGCAGATTGCAAGAGCAGCTTACTGTTCTGTGTGATTTAATACAGCTCTGTCAGGGCTGTTTCATTAGGTGGGGCTTGTCTTTGCCACACTGCAGTGTAATGAACTGTTTCTTCCTACAGTCCAGATGGCCTCAGAACGATAATGGAGGCTAGCTGTGCATACAGAGGCGTCCACACTTTAATCTGGTCAACAAGAAATCAGTCAgataaaatctatctatctatctatctatctatctatctatctatctatctgaagaggagaaagaggaataATAAGTTTGATAGAATAAGTAGAGTGATGCAAGTTACCAGCTCATGTTACACAGATTAATGTATCTAATCATCTATGACAGATTAAGCACATGTCAAACATGACCACGTTTAGTAAGAAGAACTTTGACACACATCTTGAATAGCAGAGACGGTaggggggctggggggtgtCATGTTATGCTCCTTAATCTT from Etheostoma spectabile isolate EspeVRDwgs_2016 chromosome 16, UIUC_Espe_1.0, whole genome shotgun sequence encodes:
- the ora5 gene encoding rhodopsin, whose protein sequence is MDADQWIPSFIRALMLLGGILGNNWLVICSLHGQKSGIRTNEVLFINLAFSNLISNYLVDLPVIMAELAGHWFLGETFCFVFRFCSDLSETSSIYTTLIICVFWHQKLVGSLKRGGAPAQLDSLCMVGCLLAGSWTLSIFFSIPHFFFDAVESGNESFQHCVEIFPNGIASEIFDICYLTFANALPIVGIIFTSAQIFITLLQNLRRIHGHASDPTKEKVKDERKSIENRNVSTVSCPGTSKNPNDSASVTRIHTGPSASSCSNGGLSDHSSPHNRVTNTESRVGPPPNLPRPSQTPAKPSSSSTTQLRAAKSVLAVASVFLVCWLIHLFVRITNTIHTSSIAMTLASYIGASYTCIIPYIFLFGMKRISCSCKRLKGVHHR